In the Tetrapisispora phaffii CBS 4417 chromosome 7, complete genome genome, one interval contains:
- the TPHA0G01380 gene encoding uncharacterized protein (similar to Saccharomyces cerevisiae SKY1 (YMR216C); ancestral locus Anc_8.732): MKDYNIYKNSSTQQPVMQSQLSLALAKQSHSVNTEVSIGKKDEYNDFNDDDDDDDDDDSSCDEKNEESLKDYKPGGYHPAFKGELYKDGRYMVVRKLGWGHFSTVWLAKDELSGKHVALKIVKSDKIYSVAAIDEIKLLTKINEQKGYTHVLNLLDDFVHEGPNGQHIVMVFEVLGENLLALIKKYEHRGLPIPYVKQIAKQLLLGLDFLHRKCGIIHTDIKPENVLMEIGDVEMIVKVVELLDKKKRSMKKLQQQQLSLSRHATDSLENLDYHNNSINMDSSMNDIKNTPISGRPQRIVSRRPRRNTIITNSQPLPSPLSSSNFIEMKNHLLNNNPGMHPLNSPVGNISSASESSTTSSVNISTNSAHSNFYHNGGLSKRQMDSSNIYPKSSSVRAIDATDRSSGLNENTLNAPELLANSLSSFELSESKIDDLSNTMNPSISSLVEEEGVDTQNDDNILHIKIADLGNSCWYDQHYTNSIQTREYRSPEVILGSSWGYSADIWSAACLIFELITGDFLFEPSEGSTYSKEDDHIAQIIELLGTFPTYLLNHSKYATSFFNSKGQLRNIAKLKFWPLKSVLVEKYKVDPQEAKQISDFLQPMLEIDPRKRADAGGLVNHPWLKDTLGMEDVTVDDRILYGDGSDILGWYQEVTGHPKH; this comes from the coding sequence ATGAAAGActataatatttacaaGAATAGTAGCACTCAACAGCCAGTGATGCAATCACAACTTTCTTTAGCATTAGCTAAACAAAGTCATAGTGTAAATACAGAGGTGAGCATTGGAAAGAAAGATGAATATAACGACtttaatgatgatgacgatgatgacgatgatgacGATTCTTCATGTGATGAGAAGAATGAAGAGTCCTTAAAAGATTATAAACCTGGGGGTTATCATCCTGCGTTCAAAGGTGAGTTATATAAAGACGGGAGGTACATGGTGGTGAGGAAGTTAGGTTGGGGTCATTTCTCGACTGTTTGGTTGGCTAAAGACGAACTTTCAGGTAAGCATGTTGCATTGAAAATAGTGAAAAgtgataaaatatattcagtAGCTgcaattgatgaaattaaattgttGACTAAAATTAATGAGCAGAAAGGTTACACCCACGTTTTGAATCTACTGGACGATTTCGTCCATGAAGGACCAAACGGTCAACATATTGTAATGGTATTCGAAGTTTTGGGCGAAAACTTATTAGctttaatcaaaaaatatgaacatAGAGGTTTGCCAATACCATACGTTAAACAAATAGCTAAACAGCTACTATTGGGTCTAGATTTTCTACATAGAAAGTGTGGTATCATTCATACAGATATTAAACCAGAAAACGTGTTGATGGAAATTGGAGACGTGGAAATGATAGTTAAAGTAGTAGAACTGCTAGATAAAAAGAAGAGGAGCATGAAGAAATTACAGCAACAGCAGTTAAGTCTCTCTCGCCATGCAACAGATTCATTAGAAAATCTCGATTATCACAACAATAGTATAAATATGGACTCTTCTATGAATGACATAAAGAATACGCCAATCTCCGGAAGACCACAACGAATCGTAAGTAGAAGACCTAGAAGAAACACAATTATTACGAATTCTCAACCATTACCTTCTCCACTAAGTTCATCAAACTTTATcgaaatgaaaaatcattTACTGAATAACAATCCAGGTATGCATCCGTTGAATAGTCCTGTCGGTAATATAAGTAGTGCATCAGAATCCTCTACGACATCTTCGGTAAACATTTCAACTAATAGTGCTCATTCGAATTTCTATCATAATGGCGGTCTATCAAAGAGACAAATGGATTCCTCTAATATATATCCAAAATCCAGTTCTGTAAGAGCTATCGATGCTACGGATAGATCCAGTGGCCTAAATGAAAATACTTTAAATGCTCCTGAACTGCTAGCaaattctctttcttcATTTGAACTATCAGAGAGTAAAATTGATGATCTATCAAATACCATGAACCCAAGTATTTCCAGTCTAGTAGAGGAAGAAGGTGTAGATACTCAAAATGATGACAACATCTTACACATTAAAATTGCTGATTTAGGAAATTCATGTTGGTATGATCAACATTACACCAACTCGATTCAAACCAGAGAATACAGATCCCCAGAGGTCATTTTAGGTAGTTCGTGGGGTTATTCTGCAGACATATGGTCTGCTGCCTGTCTAATATTTGAGTTGATCACAGGTGATTTCTTGTTTGAACCAAGTGAAGGAAGCACCTACTCCAAGGAAGATGATCATATTGCTCAAATTATTGAGTTGTTGGGTACTTTCCCAACTTATTTATTGAACCATTCCAAATACGCTacatcatttttcaattcaaaaggtcaattaagaaatattgCTAAGTTGAAGTTTTGGCCATTAAAAAGTGTATTAgtagaaaaatataaagttgATCCTCAAGAAGCAAAACAAATTAGTGATTTCTTACAACCAATGCTTGAGATTGATCCAAGAAAGAGAGCTGACGCAGGTGGACTAGTAAATCATCCATGGCTAAAAGACACATTAGGTATGGAAGATGTGACTGTTGACGATAGAATATTATATGGAGACGGTAGCGATATCTTAGGATGGTACCAAGAAGTAACTGGACATCCAAAACACTAA
- the CAF20 gene encoding Caf20p (similar to Saccharomyces cerevisiae CAF20 (YOR276W); ancestral locus Anc_8.729), whose protein sequence is MVKYTAEELLHLKPEETLPVDFDAEEFRAIIENIKQIQALKEEEYAAHGFTNRRRSSHHYHTRPKVKHNKPKVTTDADGWSTLETAKGEEGEAGEESDEEDSAPFVATISTETIRVKPNNKNISSSRPADNRDIILDKQTNTFNAFAALESDEDE, encoded by the coding sequence ATGGTGAAATACACTGCtgaagaattattacaTCTAAAACCAGAAGAAACTTTACCAGTTGATTTTGATGCTGAAGAATTCAGAGCCATCATTGAAAACATTAAGCAAATCCAAGCtttgaaagaagaagaatacGCTGCTCATGGTTTCACTAACCGTAGAAGATCCTCCCATCATTACCACACAAGACCAAAGGTCAAGCATAACAAACCAAAGGTTACCACCGATGCTGATGGTTGGTCCACTTTAGAAACCGCGAAGGGTGAAGAGGGAGAAGCAGGTGAAGAAAGCGACGAAGAAGACTCAGCACCATTTGTTGCCACCATCTCCACCGAAACAATCAGAGTAAAGCCAAATAACAAGAATATCTCATCCTCTAGACCAGCAGACAATCgtgatattattttagaCAAGCAAACCAATACTTTCAATGCATTCGCTGCTTTGGAAAGTGATGAAGACGAATAA
- the CEF1 gene encoding Cef1p (similar to Saccharomyces cerevisiae CEF1 (YMR213W); ancestral locus Anc_8.728) has translation MAPVPIYVKGGIWTNIEDQILKAAIQKYGTHQWSKISSLLQKKSAKQCELRWNEFLNPTLNLSAFTKEEDTKLLDLARKIPNQWRTIADLMGRPAQLCMDRYNDLLSNHLSREEVSKNGGTEDDLLQFQKSMDFKLGEMNPVAESLVAKPDNGELETDEKEMLEEAKARLMNTQGKKATRKIRERMLEQSKHIAELQRRRELKQSKIDTKLKKGRKRYATEIDYNEDIIYEQTPIEGLYDTTEEDLRLNKKLKTFERKVDKHGLQKTDDEKLLELQLRARKEQIKAKKTEKPKQAIGKDEALLTKLTGTDSILTNDYKKPKLILSKPGESEKDYDILLTRKTAGIVANKSMTPILDIPLFDETEEIKHHKNTEDFKSLDPELEKKALVLNIRRLFKNLPEPENNFEILLDDAEEEEENEERDNSNPESLPTEIKEARKTTLENLQDQVNSTFDGEIELELKCLHNKNLVTPSFIETPADEFDHKMNELIALKTNHLHYKTSEHSLDDLSKIEELMSAIKMPPSIKIEDNTQNIGNATSTDKMVLEQTILNTADRIKTLREDLKYIVPLETDNHEINKALVENSIPDLRALQHRYYVNYKMYQKESKELRSRKTFINQHIIESTSK, from the coding sequence ATGGCGCCGGTACCTATATATGTTAAAGGTGGCATATGGACCAATATTGAAGATCAGATTTTGAAAGCAGCTATACAGAAGTATGGTACGCATCAATGGAGtaaaatatcttctttACTGCAGAAGAAATCTGCTAAACAATGTGAATTACGATGgaatgaatttttgaatccTACTTTAAACTTGAGTGCATTTACGAAAGAGGAAGatacaaaattattagacTTGGCCAGAAAAATACCCAATCAATGGAGAACGATAGCTGATTTAATGGGACGTCCTGCACAGTTGTGTATGGATCGttataatgatttattgtCAAATCATCTAAGCAGAGAAgaagtttcaaaaaatggAGGAACTGAAGATGATTTGttacaatttcaaaaatcaaTGGATTTTAAACTGGGTGAAATGAATCCTGTTGCTGAATCACTTGTTGCTAAACCAGATAATGGTGAGTTAGAAACAGATGAGAAAGAGATGCTCGAAGAAGCTAAAGCACGTTTAATGAACACACAAGGTAAAAAAGCCACAAGAAAAATACGAGAGCGTATGTTAGAACAATCTAAACATATTGCCGAGTtacaaagaagaagagaacTAAAACAGTCTAAAATTGATACAAAACTTAAAAAAGGAAGAAAACGGTATGCGACTGAAATCGATTATAATGAAGATATCATTTACGAGCAAACCCCTATCGAGGGTCTTTACGATACGacagaagaagatttaaGACTTAACAAAAAGTTGAAGActtttgaaagaaaagTTGATAAGCATGGATTACAGAAAACCGATGACGAGAAACTATTAGAGTTACAGTTAAGGGCAAGAAAAGAACAGATAAAAGCCAAGAAAACAGAAAAGCCAAAACAAGCGATTGGAAAAGATGAAGCATTGTTAACTAAACTCACTGGAACTGACAGCATATTAACAAATGATTACAAAAAAccaaaattgatattatcgAAACCAGGTGAAAGTGAAAAAGATtatgatatattattaacaagGAAAACAGCTGGCATAGTTGCTAATAAAAGCATGACCCCCATATTAGATATACCCTTGTTTGATGAAACAGAGGAAATAAAACACCATAAAAACACAGaagatttcaaaagtttAGACCCCGAGTTAGAGAAGAAAGCATTGGTCCTAAACATCAGAAGattgtttaaaaatttaccaGAACCAGagaataattttgaaatattattggaCGAtgctgaagaagaagaagagaatGAAGAAAGAGACAATAGCAATCCAGAATCTTTGCCAACAGAGATCAAAGAAGCACGGAAAACTacattagaaaatttacAGGACCAAGTTAACTCTACCTTTGATGGAGAAATTGAGCTTGAGTTGAAATGTCTTCATAATAAGAATCTTGTCACACCCAGTTTTATTGAAACACCAGCAGACGAGTTTGACCACAAAATGAACGAGTTAATTGCTCTCAAGACAAATCATTTACATTATAAAACGTCAGAACACAGTCTAGATGATTTATCCAAAATTGAAGAGTTAATGAGTGCGATTAAGATGCCACCAAGCATTAAAATAGAAGATAACACGCAAAACATAGGGAACGCAACTTCTACCGACAAAATGGTGTTAGAACAAACCATATTAAACACAGCCGATAGAATCAAAACTCTCAGAGaagatttgaaatatatagtTCCTTTAGAGACTGACAACCATGAAATCAACAAGGCACTTGTAGAGAACAGCATCCCAGATCTAAGAGCTTTACAACATAGATACTACGTCAACTATAAAATGTATCAAAAAGAATCAAAAGAACTTAGATCAAGAAAGACTTTCATCAATCAACATATCATTGAAAGCACTTCAAAATAA
- the TPHA0G01410 gene encoding uncharacterized protein (similar to Saccharomyces cerevisiae EFR3 (YMR212C); ancestral locus Anc_8.727), with amino-acid sequence MRFIPSPKHQKLVNNCYPTGRTPDKKPKSSETAYLIYYVNSRRSKLEKVSNYLTKKSLTDLRKKNVGNISVTLVLLNEIIKNCKENLNVFVKDFMLIMNKILADGSFNNDLSVIDLVQECFKSICINVTDTLYSGDVSFVEIFNQFVELYFKATKMLLKNNELALKGCLNISLTSGLASNPKLKYLIPECVTTVLENLCETYQQFNIINLDASEDHHLTKRLSRTHTKTFSLGNSDDGNIFIIDVLKSYFNTNETDKLTLSIKALLAHLQKTPNKDLLIFVFDGIPVQLRYIVILFLVRQLTSSSKEVKYDIVLRLLSALLTSYVGIVGLSILDIMRKLLAFQLSNIKNKVFVDQCRITISDLNAKLYYNEQTSDMLYELINRLKSGLKDEENHVIIDDLKQITHESAPASIGLDIFLDLILYLKTDQIELFKLVDSHIPPSNLITSLFRLIGQLDDVKKQSSLMKSTFENYKQFALLSGLNYYVEFENQPSIAYYLYHENAAHFLGLSDYERQTEYKKNNKVIFTKDDLKNFYSDSGSNKFSKRGLQILMSHDNSSSVDLLSQSNFSNSKLDIANTSMASDADTSNLQVPSSPLLLNHALINTRNFSSDSKSLSSSRPRAPKISDLKKAYLHTSGNGGVDRSSTIIGTESLKSRVTNITFLLSELKSSTKETNKIQDPDEEETIGMGKIDIARSSSMRINPVADLSSGIDLFPNNRESIIQNIVPEDDEFKDAAEEFNVEGNRGKLFTA; translated from the coding sequence ATGAGATTCATTCCATCACCTAAGCATCAAAAATTGGTGAATAATTGTTATCCTACTGGTAGGACCCCTGACAAGAAGCCTAAGTCTTCAGAAACTGcatatttgatatattacGTCAATTCAAGACGTAGCAAACTAGAGAAGGTTAGTAACTATTTGACCAAGAAATCTTTAACTGACttaagaaagaaaaatgttGGAAATATTTCAGTTACATTAGTACTATTAAATgagattattaaaaattgtaaagAAAACTTAAATGTGTTTGTGAAAGACTTTatgttaataatgaataaaattttagCAGATGGTTCTTTCAACAACGACCTTTCAGTAATTGATTTGGTTCAAGAATGTTTTAAAAGTATTTGTATTAATGTTACGGATACTTTATATAGTGGTGATGTGTCCTTTGTCGAAATATTTAATCAGTTTGTGGAATTGTACTTTAAAGCTACAAAAAtgttattgaaaaacaaCGAATTGGCTCTAAAAGGTTGTTTAAACATTTCATTAACCTCTGGTTTAGCCTCTAAtccaaaattaaaatatttaattccTGAATGTGTTACAACGGTTTTAGAAAACCTTTGCGAAACATACCAACAATTCAATATAATCAATTTGGATGCTTCTGAAGATCATCATTTAACAAAAAGATTAAGTAGAACGCATACTAAAACCTTCAGTTTAGGTAATTCTGATGACggaaatatttttattattgatgtcttaaaatcatatttcaatacGAATGAGACTGACAAATTGACCTTGTCCATAAAGGCATTATTAGCTCATCTACAAAAGACTCCTAACAAAGACTTGTTAATCTTTGTTTTTGACGGGATTCCGGTTCAATTAAGATATATTgtcatattatttttagtgAGACAACTTACTTCAAGTTCCAAAGAGGTTAAATACGACATTGTTTTAAGGTTGCTATCAGCTCTATTGACTTCTTATGTTGGTATAGTTGGTTTGAGTATTTTGGATATTATGCGCAAACTATTAGCATTCCAACTGtcaaatatcaaaaataaagtttttGTTGACCAATGTAGAATTACAATTTCTGATTTGAATGCAAAACTTTATTACAATGAGCAAACATCAGATATGTTAtatgaattaataaatagatTAAAAAGTGGATTAAAGGACGAAGAAAACcatgttattattgatgACTTAAAACAGATTACACACGAATCAGCCCCTGCATCTATTGGTTTGGATATCTTTTtagatttaatattatatcttAAAACCGATCAAATTGAGCTCTTTAAACTGGTTGATTCTCATATTCCACCAAGCAATCTAATTACAAGTTTATTTAGGTTAATTGGTCAATTAGATGATGTGAAAAAACAATCTTCCTTAATGAAGTCTACTTTCgaaaattataaacaatttGCTTTATTATCAGGTTTAAACTATTATGTTGAGTTCGAAAATCAACCATCTATAGCATATTATTTATACCATGAAAATGCTGCACACTTTCTGGGCTTGAGTGACTATGAGAGACAAACGGAGTACAAGAAGAATAACAAGGTTATATTCACCAAAGATGACTTAAAAAACTTTTATTCAGACTCAGGgtctaataaatttagcAAAAGAGGCCTTCAAATCTTGATGTCACATGATAACTCTTCATCAGTTGACCTTCTATCTCAATCAAACTTCTCAAATTCGAAACTAGACATTGCAAACACAAGCATGGCATCAGATGCGGACACTTCTAATTTACAGGTCCCATCATCTCCTCTTCTACTTAATCATGCCTTAATTAACACAAgaaatttttcttctgaTTCTAAATCACTAAGTTCTTCAAGACCAAGGGCTCCAAAAATAAGTGACTTAAAGAAAGCATACCTACATACAAGTGGCAATGGTGGTGTTGATAGAAGTAGCACTATCATTGGCACtgaatcattaaaatcGAGAGTTACTAATATTACATTTTTACTGAGCGAATTAAAGAGTTCGACAAAAGAAactaataaaattcaagatCCAGATGAGGAGGAAACTATTGGAATGGGCAAAATAGATATTGCTAGATCTTCTTCTATGAGGATTAATCCAGTCGCTGATCTGAGCAGTGGTATTGATTTGTTTCCTAATAATAGAGAATCGatcattcaaaatataGTTCCTGAGGATGACGAATTCAAGGACGCAGCTGAAGAATTCAATGTTGAGGGTAACAGGGGTAAACTATTTACAGCATag
- the RIM20 gene encoding Rim20p (similar to Saccharomyces cerevisiae RIM20 (YOR275C); ancestral locus Anc_8.726): MMPELLSIPFKRALSIDFKKELTTLIESSSLQEASCFKDDIDKLADARNKIMDIDVSEDDLKILQKYYSYLQQLNKKFPNDQIKYTWFQTLTQKSYSCSLYSTRFEELNIIYNIGCMFSLLACKYNDNSSEGTKKACIYFQKSAGYFEYLKKHINDTEECVVDLNSIEAIVSILLASAQELTWFKSIQDNYQDSLICKLAKKTSEFYTNALIYSKKSELIRGDWVEFIENKQNYFLAVAYYRYACSIIPKKQMGVAIKSLVMAKHFLEACSSKYDSTIMINRKPFDLKIATLLKDTERDNDFIYLQPIPDSIEELQSASMVKSIEIGEKDLIGDEGNDVIFKDLIPLVILNLASAYNERQDEYITNQLIKPIEALSNILEQKMTEFSNEDASTSTKDEFVNIDANELGLIQEKLIASSSKNATIASTLRETRSSLDNEAKKNEQLLKRYGTISWTLEDSTTVNGKYYDVLQKLEAYLHEGCYIDKETNDAFAVIDKGLLTNPLKQLNEIEVKNKESNPLRSKILNIIFEREDIVKQIKNASFSQRILPKIVDAYKKSNGDLETAGFEDEFQMHLKVFDGFKKQINKMKVENHELEEELKRSTVRDNEMTKSLNATTTGPRRISPLELLTVDWKESYQLFQQVRHNVEEGETFYADLCEKTNELSQEVKQFVEHREVAQRKLIDEIGK, encoded by the coding sequence ATGATGCCAGAGCTTTTAAGCATTCCATTTAAGAGAGCATTGAGcattgatttcaaaaaagaattgaCTACATTGATTGAGAGCAGTTCCCTCCAAGAAGCCTCATGTTTTAAAGATGATATAGATAAGTTGGCAGACGCTAGGAATAAGATAATGGATATTGATGTCTCTGAAGACgatttaaagattttacaaaaatattatagttACCTTCagcaattaaataaaaagtttCCTAATgatcaaataaaatacacATGGTTTCAAACGCTTACACAAAAATCTTACAGCTGTAGCCTATACTCAACTAGATTTGAAGAGTTGAATATCATTTACAACATTGGTTGTATGTTTTCGTTGCTAGCATGTAAATATAACGATAATAGTAGCGAAGGGACCAAAAAAgcatgtatatatttccAGAAGAGTGCTGGTTACTTTGAATATCTGAAGAAGCATATTAATGATACCGAAGAATGCGTCGTAGATTTAAATTCCATTGAGGCTATAGTCTCCATTTTGTTGGCATCTGCTCAAGAATTGACATGGTTCAAATCGATTCAAGATAATTATCAAGATTCCTTGATATGTAAGTTAGCCAAAAAAACCTCTGAATTTTACACCAATGCCTTGATATACAGTAAAAAAAGTGAACTGATTCGAGGTGATTGGGTTGAGTTTATTGAGAATAAGCAGAATTATTTCCTTGCTGTGGCCTACTATAGATATGCATGTTCGATAATCCCGAAGAAACAAATGGGGGTAGCTATTAAAAGTTTAGTGATGGCCAAACATTTCTTAGAAGCTTGCAGCAGCAAGTACGATTCTACCATCATGATTAATAGGAAGCCATTCGATTTGAAAATAGCTACTTTATTGAAAGATACCGAAAGagataatgattttatcTATTTACAACCTATACCTGATAGCATAGAGGAATTACAGAGTGCATCGATGGTGAAGAGTATCGAAATAGGCGAGAAAGATCTTATAGGCGATGAAGGTAACGATGTTATATTCAAAGATTTGATACCATTGGTTATCTTGAATCTTGCCAGTGCGTACAACGAGCGACAAGACGAGTACATCACCAATCAATTAATCAAACCGATAGAAGCATTAAGCAACATCTTAGAGCAAAAAATGACGGAATTCTCGAATGAGGACGCCTCAACATCGACTAAAGATGAGtttgtaaatattgatGCAAACGAGCTCGGTCTGATACAAGAGAAACTCATTGCCTCTAGCAGTAAGAACGCCACAATTGCTTCAACATTGCGCGAAACGAGAAGTTCCTTGGATAACGAAGCTAAAAAGAATGAACAACTTCTTAAACGGTATGGCACTATCAGTTGGACACTTGAGGATTCGACAACGGTGAATGGCAAATACTATGATGTTTTACAGAAGTTGGAAGCATATTTGCATGAGGGTTGTTATATTGACAAAGAGACTAATGACGCCTTCGCCGTGATTGACAAGGGATTGTTAACCAATCCACTGAAGCAGTTGAACGAGATTGAAGTGAAAAATAAGGAGAGTAATCCATTAAGatctaaaattttgaatattatttttgagaGAGAAGATATAGTAAAGCAGATCAAAAATGCATCGTTTAGTCAAAGGATCCTACCTAAAATTGTTGATGCGTATAAGAAATCGAATGGTGATTTAGAGACGGCAGGGTTTGAGGATGAATTCCAGATGCATCTGAAAGTGTTTGATGGTttcaaaaaacaaataaataaaatgaagGTAGAAAATCATGAGCTGGAAGAAGAACTGAAGAGGTCGACCGTTAGAGACAATGAGATGACTAAGAGCCTTAATGCCACGACGACGGGCCCTAGACGAATTTCGCCGTTGGAACTGTTAACAGTTGACTGGAAAGAGTCATATCAACTGTTCCAACAAGTGAGGCACAATGTCGAAGAAGGCGAGACATTTTACGCTGATCTCTGCGAGAAGACAAATGAGCTGAGCCAAGAAGTTAAACAGTTTGTTGAACATCGAGAGGTTGctcaaagaaaattaatcGATGAGATCGGGAAGTGA
- the TPO4 gene encoding Tpo4p (similar to Saccharomyces cerevisiae TPO4 (YOR273C); ancestral locus Anc_8.723), which yields MNSADNTSRSLEDEKLSDNGTPEDVDLERLASHVSGNLASLRANEDEPIDPRTLDWDGPDDMANPHNWPAWKKWYATMVAALLCLVVTMGSSLYVSGVPELVLRYQINQTLALAGLTFYLLGLTTVIGAPLSEVFGRKPIYLISLPISMLFTMGVGLSGGHMRIILPLRFFSGVFGSPALSVGSGTILDVFDMDEVPMAMAMFCLAPFLGPIISPVMAGFATEKQGWRWAEWIQLIAGGLILPFIALMPETHKVVILTKRAKERKLNLKKPTPEEYKAFLKLTLTITILRPLKMLVVEPIVLVFSIYIAFIFAVLFAFFEAYPVIYRGVYHMSYGVEGLTFIGIGVGLWIGAVLYMVLDRKILNPAPPPGTPPLANPTSLRTRPYRGKRGPDGELLPPHPENFLLACKIGSIALPIALFWQAWTARSDVHWMAPIAAGVPFGFGLILIFFSVLIYFSYSYPPLYVASVIAANNMLRYLMSSVFPLFTVQMYENLTIKWASTLFALVCVVMIPVPWIFERWGPKLRNISQFGWAAMAREQAKLKQEEEERDQHAKLDKTMSNILEPSLTQSLSRVVTNISTKSFRSNHDGHDMKHKTANNNIDSAREQRSLNEANLFEELDGNESFKSVSENSNGISS from the coding sequence ATGAATAGTGCAGATAACACGTCTCGGTCTCTAGAGGACGAAAAACTTTCTGATAATGGCACTCCAGAAGATGTAGATCTGGAGAGGTTGGCTTCTCATGTGTCGGGCAATTTAGCCTCCTTGCGTGCCAATGAAGACGAACCTATAGATCCAAGAACATTGGATTGGGACGGCCCTGATGATATGGCTAACCCGCATAATTGGCCTGCTTGGAAAAAATGGTACGCTACAATGGTCGCTGCTCTGCTGTGTTTAGTAGTCACGATGGGTTCCTCATTGTACGTCTCAGGTGTGCCTGAGTTAGTTCTCAGATACCAAATCAACCAGACCCTGGCTTTAGCCGGGTTgactttttatttgttagGGTTGACAACCGTCATTGGAGCTCCTTTGAGCGAAGTGTTCGGTCGTAAACCAATctatttgatttctttaCCTATATCAATGCTGTTCACAATGGGTGTGGGTCTGTCAGGCGGTCATATGAGAATTATCTTGCCTTTGAGATTTTTTTCTGGTGTATTCGGTTCTCCAGCTTTATCGGTTGGCTCCGGTACCATTTTGGATGTATTCGATATGGATGAAGTCCCAATGGCAATGGCTATGTTCTGCCTAGCTCCTTTCTTAGGTCCTATCATTAGTCCTGTCATGGCGGGCTTTGCCACAGAGAAACAAGGTTGGAGATGGGCAGAATGGATTCAATTGATTGCAGGTGGTTTGATTTTGCCATTCATTGCTCTCATGCCAGAAACACACAAGGTCGTCATCTTGACAAAGAGAGCTAAAGAGAGAAAATTGAACTTGAAAAAACCAACGCCAGAAGAATATAAGGcgtttttgaaattgacACTAACAATCACGATTCTAAGACCTTTGAAAATGCTAGTCGTTGAGCCAATTGTATTGGTTTTCAGTATTTACATAGCATTCATTTTTGCAGTATTATTTGCTTTCTTCGAAGCTTATCCAGTCATTTATAGGGGTGTTTATCATATGAGCTACGGTGTAGAAGGATTAACATTCATCGGGATAGGTGTCGGTTTGTGGATAGGTGCAGTACTGTACATGGTGCTAgatagaaaaatattaaatccAGCTCCTCCACCAGGAACTCCACCACTCGCTAATCCTACAAGTCTAAGAACTCGTCCATATAGAGGTAAAAGAGGTCCAGATGGTGAATTATTACCTCCGCATCCGGAGAACTTCTTACTAGCTTGCAAGATTGGCTCTATTGCGTTACCAATCGCTTTATTTTGGCAGGCATGGACAGCAAGATCGGATGTTCATTGGATGGCCCCGATCGCAGCAGGTGTCCCATTCGGTTTCGGtttaattctaattttcttcagtgttttaatttatttctcATACTCATACCCACCGTTATACGTCGCATCAGTCATTGCTGCTAATAACATGCTAAGATATTTGATGAGTAGTGTTTTCCCCTTATTTACTGTTCAAATGTATGAGAATTTGACAATTAAGTGGGCTTCCACATTATTTGCTTTAGTTTGTGTCGTTATGATACCTGTCCCGTGGATTTTTGAAAGATGGGGTCCAAAACTAAGAAACATCTCCCAATTCGGTTGGGCAGCCATGGCAAGAGAACAAGCAAAGTTGAAgcaagaagaagaagagagAGATCAACATGCAAAGTTAGATAAAACCATGAGTAACATACTAGAACCTAGTCTAACTCAAAGTTTATCTCGTGTTGTCACTAACATCAGTACAAAATCATTTCGTTCAAACCATGATGGACATGATATGAAACATAAAACAGCCAACAATAACATCGACTCTGCAAGAGAACAACGGTCGTTAAATGAAGCTAacttatttgaagaattggATGGTAATGAATCCTTTAAATCTGTATCCGAGAATAGTAATGGCATATCTTCTTAA